The genomic interval CCGATTGAACAACTGCAAGCCCAGCGAGCGCTCCAGGGACGACACGCTCTGGCTCACGGCCGAGCGGGTCAAGCCCAGTTCCCTGGCGGCGCCGCTGATGCCGTCGGCATCGAGTACGGCCAGGAAAACCTTCATCTTGTTCAGGTCGACGTCCATCAGGTCGCGGCTCAGTTGTTCAGTACAAGTAAACAAAATGGAAAATAGGACTAATGCAGCTAATCATCTGATTCTGGACTAGGATTTTCTCGCGAGCAAGCCCGACCGCGAGGAGACCCCATGAGTGTTCTGGAATTCGAAGCCGCCCGATTGCACGTGCGCCTCGGTTGCAGCGAGGATGAACGGCGGATTCCACAGGACGTGGATCTGGGGATTCGCATCCGATTCGCCCAGCCCCCGTCCGCCTGCGAGACCGACGCGCTCAAGGACACCGTCTGTTATGCAGAATTGATCGAACTCGCGAGCGACATTGCTGCGCGTCGGGAGTTCCAGACCATCGAGCGACTCGCCCGCGAGCTCTATGTGCGAATCCGGCCCATGCTTCCCGCCGACGCCGAACTTTGGCTCAAGGTGACCAAGGTGCATCCCCCAGTGGCGGGTTTGACAGGGGGCGTGAGCTTCAGCCTCGGAGACCCCGAAAGCGACAGTTTTCGAGCGTCTCCTTAACAGTTTCCCAGGAGGTTTCCCAGGAGGCTTTCCACGACCTGCTAACCCGCGCATTTCCAGCGTCTTGCTGCGCACAGTGGCGAGGAATGCAGGCTAGAATCCCGGACTTCCGACCGGCACCGATGCCGGTTCCAGAATCAGCAAGGGAAATCGGAATGCCGGATTACGACTACGATCTTTTCGTCATCGGTGCGGGTTC from bacterium carries:
- a CDS encoding dihydroneopterin aldolase, with translation MSVLEFEAARLHVRLGCSEDERRIPQDVDLGIRIRFAQPPSACETDALKDTVCYAELIELASDIAARREFQTIERLARELYVRIRPMLPADAELWLKVTKVHPPVAGLTGGVSFSLGDPESDSFRASP